In a single window of the Leptolyngbya sp. 'hensonii' genome:
- the gpmI gene encoding 2,3-bisphosphoglycerate-independent phosphoglycerate mutase, translating to MPLTSVSPVVLVILDGWGYRDTAEGNAIARANTPVMQSLWAAYPHTLIHTSGKDVGLPDGQMGNSEVGHLNIGAGRIVPQELVRISDAVENGSLLSNPALVRACEKVKATGGKLHLIGLCSEGGVHSHVNHLFGLLELAKVRAVPDACIHLITDGRDTQPTDGKETVRMIQEYVNQSGFGRIVTLSGRYYAMDRDRRWDRVKLAYETMTQDGPGDGRSALEVVAASYANDTTDEFILPTRIAPGAVEPGDGVIFFNFRPDRARQLTQAFVDPEFTGFERQQVQPLTFVTFTQYDPNFPVEIAFEPQNLNNILGQVIAQNKLHQFRTAETEKYAHVTYFFNGGIEEPFEGEDRELVMSPAVATYDRAPAMSAEAVTDVAARALEKRLYSLVVINYANPDMVGHTGQMDATVQAIETVDRCLGRLLDSVSQVGGTTLITADHGNAEYMRDEQGNPWTAHTTNPVPFILVEGEGMKIPGHGGEVALRSDGRLADIAPTILEILKLPQPPEMTGHSLIEPARVEVRSNRTPVRLSL from the coding sequence ATGCCATTAACCTCTGTGTCTCCAGTAGTACTCGTGATTCTGGACGGTTGGGGTTATCGCGATACAGCAGAAGGAAATGCGATCGCACGAGCTAACACCCCTGTCATGCAAAGTCTTTGGGCAGCTTATCCTCACACCCTAATTCATACCTCTGGTAAAGATGTCGGGTTGCCAGATGGCCAAATGGGGAACTCCGAAGTCGGCCATCTGAACATTGGTGCTGGTCGCATTGTGCCCCAGGAATTGGTCCGCATCTCAGATGCGGTAGAGAATGGGTCACTCCTCAGCAATCCCGCTCTAGTAAGGGCCTGTGAGAAAGTCAAGGCCACAGGCGGCAAGCTTCACCTGATTGGGTTGTGCTCGGAGGGTGGGGTCCATTCCCATGTCAATCATCTGTTTGGACTCCTGGAACTGGCCAAGGTTCGAGCTGTTCCGGATGCCTGTATCCACCTCATTACGGACGGTCGAGATACCCAGCCCACCGATGGCAAAGAAACCGTTCGCATGATTCAGGAATATGTCAACCAATCTGGATTTGGTCGCATCGTCACCCTGAGCGGTCGATACTACGCCATGGACCGGGATCGGCGCTGGGATCGGGTCAAGCTGGCCTATGAAACCATGACCCAGGATGGCCCTGGGGATGGCCGATCGGCTCTGGAGGTGGTTGCTGCTTCCTATGCCAACGACACCACCGATGAATTCATCCTCCCCACCCGGATCGCCCCCGGCGCAGTGGAGCCGGGAGATGGGGTGATTTTCTTTAACTTCCGGCCCGATCGGGCCCGCCAGCTCACCCAGGCTTTTGTCGATCCCGAATTTACCGGGTTTGAGCGGCAGCAGGTGCAACCCCTGACCTTTGTCACCTTCACCCAATACGACCCCAATTTTCCGGTCGAGATTGCTTTCGAACCGCAGAATTTGAACAATATTCTGGGCCAGGTGATTGCTCAAAATAAGCTGCATCAGTTTCGGACCGCTGAAACCGAGAAGTATGCCCACGTCACCTATTTCTTTAATGGGGGCATTGAGGAACCCTTTGAGGGAGAAGATCGCGAACTGGTCATGAGTCCAGCCGTAGCGACCTACGATCGTGCCCCTGCCATGTCCGCCGAAGCGGTCACGGATGTTGCAGCTCGGGCCCTCGAAAAGCGGCTCTATTCCCTGGTTGTGATCAACTATGCCAATCCGGATATGGTGGGGCACACGGGGCAGATGGATGCCACGGTGCAGGCGATCGAAACGGTCGATCGCTGCCTGGGTCGTCTTCTAGACAGTGTCAGCCAAGTGGGCGGCACCACCCTGATTACCGCCGATCATGGCAATGCCGAATACATGCGCGATGAGCAAGGCAATCCCTGGACCGCCCATACCACTAATCCAGTTCCGTTCATTCTGGTTGAAGGGGAAGGGATGAAAATTCCGGGGCACGGGGGAGAAGTGGCCCTGCGGTCTGATGGTCGCCTGGCTGATATCGCACCGACGATTCTGGAGATTCTAAAATTGCCTCAGCCACCCGAGATGACCGGTCATTCGTTAATTGAACCCGCCAGGGTAGAAGTCCGATCTAATCGGACTCCTGTCCGACTGTCCCTGTAA
- a CDS encoding ABC-F family ATP-binding cassette domain-containing protein codes for MLRLEHVSKIYPTGEVLKDINWEVKPGDRIGLVGVNGAGKSTQLKIIAGEIEPTAGEIIRPSSLRIAYLTQEFEVDPSRTVREEFWRAFGEANQVHEEMGRVHREMELADPDALDRLIHDLDRLQRRFEALDGYALDAQVEKILPDLGFDLEDGDRLVSAFSGGWQMRMSLGKILLQKPDLLLLDEPTNHLDLETIEWLETYLKGLITPMVIVSHDREFLDRLCNQIVETERGVSTSYLGNYSAYLQQKAELREAQQSSYERQQKELDKQQAFVDRFRASATRSTQAKSREKQLEKIERVEAPTGDLKTLHFRFPPAPRSGREVVEIKDLVHNYGDKILFLGANLLLERGDRVAFLGPNGAGKSTLLRLIVGMETPTDGSVKIGDHNVIPSYFEQNQAEALDLQKTVMDTIHDEVPDWKNEEVRTLLGRFLFTGDMVFKQVEALSGGEKARLALAKMLLQPANLLILDEPTNHLDIPAKEMLEEALQHYDGTAIIVSHDRYFISQVANKIVEIKDGDFRVYLGNYSYYLDKIAEESEKAQLAAIEADKATKAAAKREKQKAKEKAKKEKAKT; via the coding sequence GTGCTGCGACTGGAACATGTCAGCAAAATTTATCCCACTGGTGAAGTCCTGAAGGACATTAACTGGGAAGTCAAACCGGGCGATCGCATTGGTCTTGTGGGCGTTAATGGGGCCGGCAAATCCACCCAATTAAAAATTATTGCCGGGGAGATTGAGCCGACTGCCGGAGAGATCATTCGCCCCAGCAGTTTACGTATTGCTTACCTGACTCAGGAATTTGAAGTAGACCCCAGCCGGACCGTGCGGGAGGAATTCTGGCGCGCCTTTGGGGAAGCCAATCAGGTCCACGAAGAGATGGGCCGCGTCCATCGAGAGATGGAACTGGCCGATCCCGACGCGCTGGATCGGCTGATCCACGACCTCGATCGGCTACAACGCCGGTTTGAAGCCCTAGATGGGTACGCCCTAGATGCCCAGGTTGAAAAGATCCTGCCCGATCTGGGCTTTGATCTGGAAGATGGTGATCGCCTGGTTAGTGCCTTCAGTGGGGGCTGGCAAATGCGGATGAGTTTAGGGAAGATTCTCCTGCAAAAGCCAGATCTGCTGCTGCTGGACGAACCGACCAACCATCTAGATTTGGAGACGATCGAATGGCTGGAAACCTACCTCAAAGGTCTGATTACCCCCATGGTGATTGTCTCCCACGACCGGGAGTTTTTGGATCGACTCTGCAACCAGATTGTGGAAACTGAACGGGGAGTCTCCACCAGCTATCTGGGGAACTATTCCGCCTATTTGCAGCAGAAAGCAGAATTGCGGGAAGCTCAGCAAAGTTCCTATGAACGACAACAGAAGGAACTCGACAAACAGCAAGCCTTTGTTGATCGCTTTCGCGCCAGTGCCACCCGGAGTACCCAGGCTAAAAGCCGAGAAAAACAACTGGAGAAGATTGAGCGTGTTGAAGCTCCCACAGGGGATTTGAAAACGCTCCACTTCCGCTTTCCTCCCGCCCCCCGGAGTGGTCGCGAAGTCGTCGAGATCAAAGATCTGGTCCATAACTATGGCGATAAGATCCTGTTCCTGGGGGCCAATCTTCTCCTGGAACGGGGCGATCGGGTGGCTTTCCTCGGTCCCAATGGAGCTGGCAAATCCACCCTGCTGCGCTTGATTGTAGGCATGGAGACACCCACGGATGGGAGCGTCAAAATTGGCGACCACAATGTGATCCCCAGTTATTTTGAGCAAAATCAGGCCGAAGCGCTGGATCTACAGAAAACCGTCATGGACACCATCCACGACGAAGTGCCCGACTGGAAAAACGAGGAAGTTCGCACCCTGCTGGGTCGCTTTCTGTTTACGGGTGACATGGTATTCAAACAGGTAGAAGCCCTCAGTGGTGGGGAAAAAGCCCGCCTGGCCCTGGCTAAGATGCTGCTGCAACCTGCCAACCTACTGATCCTGGATGAACCCACCAACCATCTGGATATTCCGGCCAAAGAGATGCTGGAAGAGGCACTTCAGCATTATGACGGGACAGCCATTATTGTTTCCCACGATCGATATTTTATTTCTCAAGTCGCCAACAAAATTGTTGAGATTAAAGATGGAGACTTTCGCGTCTACTTAGGGAACTACTCTTATTATCTGGATAAGATAGCTGAGGAATCTGAAAAGGCTCAATTAGCTGCGATCGAAGCAGATAAAGCTACCAAAGCTGCAGCTAAACGGGAGAAACAAAAAGCCAAAGAAAAGGCAAAAAAGGAAAAGGCAAAAACCTAG